Part of the Marinicella rhabdoformis genome is shown below.
ATCATGAAAATATATGCCTGCAAAGTGATAATTAAAATATGGAACACTGCCCACATAAAGGTTAATACAAATTGGGAAATACCCATAACAGGTCCGCCCAATGTTGTGAACAACTCGGTGACTGCGTAATCTAAAGTAAACACCGCAATCAACATAAAGATCAATTCGCCAGAATATAAGTTACCAAACAATCGCAAAGCCAATGATACGGGCTTAGCCAATGTCTCAACTATATTCAGCAACAAGTTAAATGGCGCAATCAAAGCCTGCGCAAACATGTTGTCAATAGCGAAAGGATGCGTTAATAACTCTTTCACATAACCCAAAGGTGATTTAATTACGATGCTGTAATAAAACACCAACAACATCACGCCCAAGGCCAAACCAAAGGTGATGTTTAAGTCAGTAGAAGGTACGACGCGCATGTATTCAATTCCAACAGCTTGGCCCAATGCAGGCAAAACATCTACAGGAATCAAATCCATGAAATTCATCAGGAACACCCAAACAAATATGGTCAAAGCCAATGGCGCAACCATTTTAGACTCGCCTTTAAAGGTGTCTTTGACTTGTTCATTGATAAAACCAATAATCAACTCAATAAAGTTTTGCATTTTGCCTGGCACATCAGAGGTTGCCTTTTTCGCGACGCTGCGGAACAGCAACACAAAAACCAAACCAGTGATTAAGGTATATACCAAGCTGTCCAAGTGTACCGTCCAAAAAGCACTACCAGGAACCAATTCATATGTATTGTTGTGCAAATGATGCTCAATGTAACCACCAATGCCTTTTACTTCACTTCCAGCCATTTAATTCTCTCATTTAAAAGCCGTTAACAAGGCCACCCAAAACGTCACAAAGGTGGCTATAAATCCAACAAACAAAGGTAAAATAAGCAGTTTGAGCATGACGATGGCCACATAAAACAATGCAGCAACTGTAACCATTTTGTAGGCCTCACCTTTCACCATGCGTGATTTTATCTCTCGTTCATCTCGAACGGGTGACAAAAACACCTTCAACGCAAATGCCAATGAACCCATGGTGCTGATGAATGCGCCAAATAGGGCGGCATACGCAGCAGACTGTCCAGAAACAAAGTAAAACACCAGTGCCACAACAGCACCCACCAACAATTGATGAAATGGTATTTTGAACACAGTCTTCTTAACGTCTTTAAAGGATAATTCAGCGGTCATTTTCTGCTCTGACAAACCTGTAAAATTCAGGCCTATCGGACCTGTCAAACTTTTTGCCTTTGCTAAAAGCGCGTGCATTATAATTGCAATATGTCGTTAAAGCAACGGTTTAACTACAAATTAGAACGCTTAGATGGCAGCTTGTCTCAGAACCGTCATATTTCTAATAACGCTGATTTCAAGGATTATATAAGCTAATCCGAATACCACTGCACCGCCCCGGATGATCGTTTGTTATACAAATTTCGCAATGATTGTAAATTTAACTGTTTATGAATGGACTTGGTAGTATAACCCGAATTACCCAACAATTGTTTTCTGACTGAATTCGGCCTGATTCGACAAACACCTTTGAAAAGCTTTATCAATTATGGCCACAAACCTCATGTATATTCTTTTTCATTGTGCCAACCTCAAGACTGACTTTGTTGTCCATCGTTAACAGCTTGACTGTCAAAAAACACCGCTAATATCTGTGCTAATTTTTGCAACACATCACTGGCATGATCTGGATGAAATTTTTGATCATCTTTACTACCAAAAGCCAACAAACCGTGTGCTGCTTTTGCACCAATAGGCAACACAATGGCAGATTGCGCAGCCGACTCATCACCAAACAAAGCTTTGAGCTTAACCGCTGGCAAACGTCCAGCCAAGGGTGCGTCATTATTATTGAAGCTGGCAAACAGTGTTTTTAACTGGGCTGAATGGTAATGTACACAAACCTCATCGTCACTTAATTTAATATCGCCCAAGTACAACTTAAAATAATCACTGGCAAAATCCTTTTGTATAAACCCCACCAATGCACTGACAAATTCTCCTTTAGGCGCGTTCATAGACAGGTCTGTAAGCAATTGGAACAGTCGATCCATCAATCCCTCAGATCGCTGGGCATTGGCAATCAATTGTTTCATTTGTTTTGCCAACTGCTGGTTCTTTGTTTGTAATTGGAGCATTTTTCGGTCCGCCAAACTGACCACATCACCTTGAGGATTACCAATAGTTAACTGCTGTAACAAACCAGGGTTGTTGATAAAAAATTCGGGATGTTCCTTTAAATAGTTAATCACCTCATGCTCAGTGACTTGTTTTGTGCTGTCGCTCATGACTTTATGTCTCCTTGATATACATGCCGTGCCGGACCAATCAGGCTGATTCTATCACGATTTACATCACAAACAATGGTCAAAGCACCTCCTGGCATTTCGACCTCAATGCGTTCAGTCATGCCATACAAAACATGGCCTGCCCAAGCAGCTGCACATGCGCCACTGCCACAGGCTTGTGTTTCACCCACACCTCGCTCATTGATTCTGATCCGCATCGCTGCATCAGACAACTGTGTCATCAATTCAATATTGACCCCTTCCGGAAAATAGGATGCGGCTTGTTTTGATAATTTAGCCCAATCGACTTGATTCAAATCAGCATGCTTTTTTACCCAATGTGGGTTACCGACATCAACCGCCACACCATCGCCTTTGTTTTCGACCTTAACTTTACCCTGTAAAGTAGCTTCTATTTCATCCTCATTCTCACAGTTAAGGGTGACTTCACCTCCCAGTCCATGCACCGACACCGGCCAACTGTTCCAACCACTCCTGAACAAATACAGTGCCAAGGCACGCTGGCCATTACCACATTGTTCAGCCTCTGTAGCATCTGCATTAAAAAAACGATAGTGCAACTGACCACCTGATTGATGCAAATAAATCAACTGATCAAAACCTACCCCAGTACGCCTGTCAGCCCATTTTTTTATCGACTCAACAGTGGGCACAGCAACGCCATCACGCCCATCAACCAGCATGAAGTCATTGCCCAAACCATGCAGTTTATGGAATATCATCTGTCTTGATCTCAGGGCGGGGCGACTCAGCTTTCATCTTGGCTTGTTTCTTACCTTCTTTCTTACCTTCTTTCTGGGCTTTGTTTTGAGGTTCTTTGGGAATGTACAAATCACCTTTGTTACCACAGGCACTCAGTGTAAATAACACGGCCATCATTGCAAAAGCAGGTAAACCACTGACTCTTTTGTTCATGTCTTGCTGTCTCAACAGATAAATTGGACATTATAATACCGCACCTTATAATATGCACATCATTCAATTCTTTAGATACCCATGTTAGATTTCATCACAACTAAAACAGGCAACAACCCCAAACTCTTGATCATTTGGCTACACGGATTGGGCGCTGACGGCCATGATTTTGAACCCGTGGTTCCGCAATTCAAGAACCCCAAGTTTGACATTGAGTTCATATTCCCCCACGCCCCAATTCAAGCCGTAACCATCAACGGTGGCATGAAAATGCGGTCGTGGTATGACATCAAGATGATGGACATTGGCAAAATGCCTGACGAGCAAGGCATCCGTGAATCAGAAAGCAGCGTGCTTGAATTGATTGAAGCACAAATAGCCAAAGGCTGGCAAGCTGACCAAATCATCTTGGCTGGCTTTTCACAAGGTGGTGCCATCACCCTTCACACTGCCACACGCACAAAACACAAATTGGCAGGTATTGTTGCTTTGTCATGCTACCTGCCCATCCAAGACAAATGGCCAAATGAACACACAGACACCAACAAAACCACACCGTGCTTTATCGGTCACGGCACACAAGACCCTGTGGTGCCTTTTGATTTGGGTAAAACTTCAGCCGAACAGTTAAAACAGTCAGGTTTCGATGTCAGCTGGCACAGCTACCCACTTCAACATGGCGTGTCCATGGATGAACTGGAAGACATCAAGCAATTCATCCTCAAGTTAGTCTAACTAATGAACAAAAGCCCAATAAAACGTCAACAGCAGTTATTCCAACAATGGAGTCAAAGCCGCAGTTCATTGAATCCGGCCGAACAAGCCGAACTGATGTCACTGGGCTTAGATGTGTTCAGACCGATAGAACCCATCAACAAAGAACAGATTCAGTCCGAAATAGACTTCAGCAACATCGAAACAGTCTTTTCCACAGTGTCCACACAAAAAAACGTTCAAGCAAACAGCACCTTGGTTGCTGAACACCAAAGTGCAGGTGTAGGACAAAGAGGTAAATCATGGTCAACACCACTTGGCTTATCAGCATGTTTATCGCAGCGCTTTGAACTGGACATTGGCCTGCAAAAAATGACCGGCTACCCACTGATCATCGCCTTGGCCTGCCTACAAAGCATCAAAACCTTCGACCCACAAGCGGCCGTCAGCATCAAATGGCCCAATGATTTGTATTGCTATGGCGTTAAATTTGCAGGCATTTTGACCGAAGTTCAACCCAAAAGCGAAAAGCAAACGGAAGTCACCCTAGGCATCGGCATCAACTGGCAGCTGGGACCACAGCATTTCGCTCAAATCGACCAGCCCGTGTGTAACATCCCACTCAACACCCGCGACGTCACCCGCAATGAATACATCATCACACTGCTGAAACAAATCCAAAACAACAACCAGCAGTTCATCAATCACGGCTTTGCTTCATTTGTTGAATCATGGCAAGCAAATGATGCACTCAACGGCCAACAACTCACTTTAAACACAGCTTCCGGTGCCTACCAAGGTGATTATGCTGGCATCAGTGACCAAGGAGAAATCCAACTCAACATCAACGGTGAATTGAAGCGCTTTGCCAGTGGTGAAGCACAAATACTCAAATCTTGAAACAGAGAAAAAACGGCCACCTGACACCACAGAACCGCCTCAGCGTCAGAAAAATGACAAATCAATTCTCTGCCTAAGCGCCTCCAGTTGTATAATTCAAATTTTATTGCCTGAGATTTGAACGCCGTGAGGTATGTTTTTTTGATTTTGTTGATGAGTAACATTGGCTTCTATGTTTGGAGCCAAAAGCTGAGCGCACCACAGAACAAAAGCTTCACAGCCACAGACCCAGGCATCATAAAACTGAAATTATTGAGCGAATTACCTAAAGCGCCCATCCGAACACTTGAACCTGCGCCAAAAAACACAGCAGCAACCACAGTGAATCAAATCTGTTATTCGGCCGGACCGTTTGACTCAGAAGCCAGCATTTTAGCGACTGAAGAGTTAATCACACCTTTGGTGCTGAAAACATCTGTGCGCAAACTGACCACCACACAAGAAGCTGGTTACTGGGTGTATTTACCCGCCATGCCAACACGGGCTGAAGCATTAGCCAAAGGACGTGAACTGGCCGCTGCCAAAGTCAAAGATTATTACGTCGTCACCGCAGGCAACCACGAAAACACCGTGTCGCTGGGCTTGTATCGAGAACAATACAACGCCGACAACCGCATCACCGAGCTGACACGCAAAGGGTTCGCAGTACAAAAAGAAGTGCGCATTGAACAATGGCCAGAATTTTGGCTTGACTACAGCATCACCGATGAACAACTGGGCGCCCTTCCAGAACTCGCAACTGACACCATCAGCAGCAACGAAGTCAGCTGTCAAAACAGCTGAAACATATATCAGCCCCAATAATATAGCCGCAAGCACCACAACACCCAATCGTCACGGCCTTCCCCAAACGTCATTGCGGCGAAGGCCGTAATCCAGTCTTTTGTGTCCTTACCAGCCTAACACTTTAAATTTTTTTCACTGGATACCGACCTGCGTCGGCATGACGCCATGGTTGTTTTAGGTTTACTCCGAATGGCACAGTAAACAAATATCAAAAAACAAACAATTTTCAGAAAAAACAAAAAAAGGATTGAACAAAGAAAATTATTTGCTATACTTCGCATCCTCGTTTCACACGAGACAAAAACATACGTGCCGACATAGCTCAGTTGGTAGAGCAACTGACTTGTAATCAGTAGGTCCCGAGTTCGACTCTTGGTGTCGGCACCAGTTTTTGATTCCCTTTATTACTCCCCACCATCACATCCACCAGAATTACCAGAACCAAAATCTTGGTATGCGCCATCTGAATAAGCATCATTATTGACGCTTGCTTGATGATTTTTACTTCCTGAAATACCAAAAATACTGTTGATTGAAAAGGCGCAACCGACAAATGGAACCAGCCAAGCCAACAAACCATGAACAACTTTAGTTCTGGTTCCAATGTCATGATCTTTGTATAAAAAGAACATGCTCACACTGGCCAATAACACATGCACTGAAATAGTGATTCCTAATATCCATAATGTTGCTTGATCCATAATTCAGCTCAATAACAAAGCATACAATAATATCAGTTCACAAATGATTTAATTGGGCTTTTTGTAAATCGCCTCAATGAAAATCTACAGACCAACAACAGAATCAAGGCTATAACTGCGGTCATTATCAAAAATATCGATAGCCACCAAGTAACAGAAGGAATTACACCAGACATAACGCCCCAGTTTAGACTATACATGTAAAGCATAAAAAGTATGATGCAACTGAATACCAAGCCTTTTAGAATATAACTTAAAACGTCTTTTATTATCATAACTAACATGTGTTTGTATTTTCCACCAATGGCGAGCCTTACGCCAATCTCATACTGCCTTAACACCACAGAATAGTTAATTACCCCAAACAAACCCATAACAGCCATTAAAACAACGGCCACTAAACTGTAAATAGCCAGTTTTATACCAACGAGTTGCATAAACTGGGTGTTTGCCAATTGTGCTTCTAAAGAATCGTAGAGAAATACATCAACATGAGCACTGGTGCCGGAAACCGACTCTACTAATTGCTTTCTAGAAAGCGTTTTTCCAGTTTTTAACTTGATTACAAAATTGAAACCAGACTCAGATGCGATCAAATAAGCCCTTGGTTTTTTCGCTTTTTCATTTGGAAAGTCGACATCATTCACCACACCTTTAACTGTATAATTGGTTTTACCCCGCTTGAGTTGTAACCCAATAACTTTCTTCTCTTTTTCAAGTTTTTGAGCCAAGGCTTCATTGACCAGCATCACTTTATTATTATTTCTAACATCTGATGATGTAAAGTTTTCTCCTGCAATCAAATGTTGGCCAACCATGTCGATATACTTGTGATCAATTCTTTTGATGGCAATTGGATAATTTTCACCTGTTAACGATGAAGATACATTTGTTTCTATGAATTTTTGTAGTGGTGAATGAGATTGACTGACCAGCTCAACCATCGGAAGACTTGAAAGCTTGTCTTTTTGAGCCATCGCTTCAGCCTTTAAAAACTCAGGGGAGCTGTCGTCAAAATCTGAATATATTAAATAAGCATTGCTTAAATTATTGACATTAAACCCTTTGTCTTTTAATACTTGGTCATAATTTGTTTTAAAAACAAGCAAACAAATTACAATCAAACTTGAAGCCAAGGTGACTTGACTGACTATCAACACCCCCCTGACTTTTGTTGGTATTTGAATTCCAGCTCCTTTTCCACTGGCTATATATGACTTTAGTTTGTCATAATTTATCATGCTGACTGCCGCTTTGGAAAACACCCAAGCCAACATCACAACAATGAAAACCGCTGAAGCCAAGGTCGCATAATTTATTTTTAAAGCCACAATTCTTGGCAATACCATCGCGAAATTATTTTTTAAATAAACCATACCCACATGGCTCAGCAACAAGCCAACAAGGGTTGAAAAAAGCACCAATACCGTTGCTTCAACTAATACCAGCTTGAAAAGATCGCTCTGTTTAGCGCCCACAACAGCCCTTATTGCCCAGCTGCTTTGTTGTTGCGCCACACGAGATAAATACAAATTCACTATGTTCACACAAGCAATCAGCAACAGTCCAACCACAGCAACTAGTATCATTAAAACCACACGATCACTGTCTCCCACTATCTTTTCTTTCAGGCTTTGTGTTACCACAGCCGTACGCCAACTAGAGTAATTATCTAAACCACCCACGACTTCTGATTGCCATTTATTATTTAAGTCCTCGCTTATTCTTTCAGTCAAAACATCCCTTTCAGCTCTGTTCATTCGCATAACCAAATGGGCAGAATCGACATTGTTGCTCCACCCCCAATAATTCAATGCCAAATTGAATTGCCAAGGCACCCATATATGGGTCTTTCTGCCTATTTGATGTAACTGGGGTTCATTAAAATTTTCTGCTACCACTCCCACAATTTTGAACTGTTTTTTTCCAGCAAATTTTATTTTTACTCCTAAAATATCATCCCTTAAATCATAAAGGTTTTTCCATGTTTCATAACTGATAACCACATTGTGCTGCTGTTCAGCCAAGCCTTCAGCATCTGATAAAAACCTGCCTTTAGCCATAGCCACACCGAAAATCTTGCCGTATTCTGGCGTTGTGTAATTAATGAACACCATTGACTGCTCTTCATGTGAAGTTATGATGTCTTGGGCATAATCAACCATGGCTGCCTTACCTTTTACCAAAGCATTTTTATACACATGCTTAATAGAAGGAAATGTATAGTATCGCTTTTGCTCTGCACCAGATTCATCCAGATATACCTGATCTACAGCAAATAAACGCCCTTGCTCAGGATATGGTAACGGTTGTGTGACCAATAAATGATTCAGTGTTATG
Proteins encoded:
- the atpB gene encoding F0F1 ATP synthase subunit A; the protein is MAGSEVKGIGGYIEHHLHNNTYELVPGSAFWTVHLDSLVYTLITGLVFVLLFRSVAKKATSDVPGKMQNFIELIIGFINEQVKDTFKGESKMVAPLALTIFVWVFLMNFMDLIPVDVLPALGQAVGIEYMRVVPSTDLNITFGLALGVMLLVFYYSIVIKSPLGYVKELLTHPFAIDNMFAQALIAPFNLLLNIVETLAKPVSLALRLFGNLYSGELIFMLIAVFTLDYAVTELFTTLGGPVMGISQFVLTFMWAVFHILIITLQAYIFMMLSLVYLNMAHEVHDAH
- a CDS encoding ATP synthase subunit I, translated to MTGPIGLNFTGLSEQKMTAELSFKDVKKTVFKIPFHQLLVGAVVALVFYFVSGQSAAYAALFGAFISTMGSLAFALKVFLSPVRDEREIKSRMVKGEAYKMVTVAALFYVAIVMLKLLILPLFVGFIATFVTFWVALLTAFK
- a CDS encoding DUF484 family protein, whose product is MSDSTKQVTEHEVINYLKEHPEFFINNPGLLQQLTIGNPQGDVVSLADRKMLQLQTKNQQLAKQMKQLIANAQRSEGLMDRLFQLLTDLSMNAPKGEFVSALVGFIQKDFASDYFKLYLGDIKLSDDEVCVHYHSAQLKTLFASFNNNDAPLAGRLPAVKLKALFGDESAAQSAIVLPIGAKAAHGLLAFGSKDDQKFHPDHASDVLQKLAQILAVFFDSQAVNDGQQSQS
- the dapF gene encoding diaminopimelate epimerase, whose product is MIFHKLHGLGNDFMLVDGRDGVAVPTVESIKKWADRRTGVGFDQLIYLHQSGGQLHYRFFNADATEAEQCGNGQRALALYLFRSGWNSWPVSVHGLGGEVTLNCENEDEIEATLQGKVKVENKGDGVAVDVGNPHWVKKHADLNQVDWAKLSKQAASYFPEGVNIELMTQLSDAAMRIRINERGVGETQACGSGACAAAWAGHVLYGMTERIEVEMPGGALTIVCDVNRDRISLIGPARHVYQGDIKS
- the lptM gene encoding LPS translocon maturation chaperone LptM, with amino-acid sequence MNKRVSGLPAFAMMAVLFTLSACGNKGDLYIPKEPQNKAQKEGKKEGKKQAKMKAESPRPEIKTDDIP
- a CDS encoding alpha/beta hydrolase, with translation MLDFITTKTGNNPKLLIIWLHGLGADGHDFEPVVPQFKNPKFDIEFIFPHAPIQAVTINGGMKMRSWYDIKMMDIGKMPDEQGIRESESSVLELIEAQIAKGWQADQIILAGFSQGGAITLHTATRTKHKLAGIVALSCYLPIQDKWPNEHTDTNKTTPCFIGHGTQDPVVPFDLGKTSAEQLKQSGFDVSWHSYPLQHGVSMDELEDIKQFILKLV
- a CDS encoding biotin--[acetyl-CoA-carboxylase] ligase, with protein sequence MNKSPIKRQQQLFQQWSQSRSSLNPAEQAELMSLGLDVFRPIEPINKEQIQSEIDFSNIETVFSTVSTQKNVQANSTLVAEHQSAGVGQRGKSWSTPLGLSACLSQRFELDIGLQKMTGYPLIIALACLQSIKTFDPQAAVSIKWPNDLYCYGVKFAGILTEVQPKSEKQTEVTLGIGINWQLGPQHFAQIDQPVCNIPLNTRDVTRNEYIITLLKQIQNNNQQFINHGFASFVESWQANDALNGQQLTLNTASGAYQGDYAGISDQGEIQLNINGELKRFASGEAQILKS
- a CDS encoding ABC transporter permease, with the protein product MGIKILENFFGGIKFGIRSLARTPGFSFTVVLTLGITLAMFLCVITLNHLLVTQPLPYPEQGRLFAVDQVYLDESGAEQKRYYTFPSIKHVYKNALVKGKAAMVDYAQDIITSHEEQSMVFINYTTPEYGKIFGVAMAKGRFLSDAEGLAEQQHNVVISYETWKNLYDLRDDILGVKIKFAGKKQFKIVGVVAENFNEPQLHQIGRKTHIWVPWQFNLALNYWGWSNNVDSAHLVMRMNRAERDVLTERISEDLNNKWQSEVVGGLDNYSSWRTAVVTQSLKEKIVGDSDRVVLMILVAVVGLLLIACVNIVNLYLSRVAQQQSSWAIRAVVGAKQSDLFKLVLVEATVLVLFSTLVGLLLSHVGMVYLKNNFAMVLPRIVALKINYATLASAVFIVVMLAWVFSKAAVSMINYDKLKSYIASGKGAGIQIPTKVRGVLIVSQVTLASSLIVICLLVFKTNYDQVLKDKGFNVNNLSNAYLIYSDFDDSSPEFLKAEAMAQKDKLSSLPMVELVSQSHSPLQKFIETNVSSSLTGENYPIAIKRIDHKYIDMVGQHLIAGENFTSSDVRNNNKVMLVNEALAQKLEKEKKVIGLQLKRGKTNYTVKGVVNDVDFPNEKAKKPRAYLIASESGFNFVIKLKTGKTLSRKQLVESVSGTSAHVDVFLYDSLEAQLANTQFMQLVGIKLAIYSLVAVVLMAVMGLFGVINYSVVLRQYEIGVRLAIGGKYKHMLVMIIKDVLSYILKGLVFSCIILFMLYMYSLNWGVMSGVIPSVTWWLSIFLIMTAVIALILLLVCRFSLRRFTKSPIKSFVN